From Streptomyces griseorubiginosus, one genomic window encodes:
- a CDS encoding GAF and ANTAR domain-containing protein: MAVRPKDDRGDAPGDDPGPFPGAGGGPDPFAGPGDGSGLSAGPDDGSGSRHVSGDDLRLSGQNAEREQEKDRARASDLIADGVRGADAREIPGRLCEVAVRLLPVVGASVSLRSDGMPVQLSASSAQAARLSEIQATLGDGPCVYAATIGAPVLADDLTNGRDARRWPVFAQEATAAGVRAVYSMPLGNDAVCVGTLDLYRDTPGALATGDLRTAQLVAGVMTVALMALPQGEENGSDADEPWLSGLATDYDEVYQAVGMIMVQLDVGADEALARLRAHAFAQNRTAVEVARDVVWHRKKFERD; the protein is encoded by the coding sequence GTGGCCGTGCGGCCGAAGGACGACCGCGGCGACGCCCCCGGCGACGACCCCGGTCCGTTCCCCGGAGCGGGCGGCGGCCCCGATCCGTTCGCCGGACCGGGCGATGGCTCGGGTCTGTCCGCCGGACCGGACGACGGCTCCGGCTCGCGTCACGTGTCCGGCGACGACCTGCGGCTGTCGGGGCAGAACGCCGAACGGGAACAGGAGAAGGACCGGGCGCGGGCGTCCGACCTGATCGCGGACGGGGTCCGGGGCGCGGACGCCAGGGAGATCCCGGGCCGGCTCTGCGAGGTCGCCGTACGTCTGCTGCCCGTCGTGGGCGCGAGCGTCTCCCTGCGCAGCGACGGCATGCCCGTCCAGCTGAGCGCCAGCAGCGCCCAGGCCGCCCGGCTCTCGGAGATCCAGGCCACCCTCGGCGACGGCCCCTGTGTGTACGCCGCGACGATCGGCGCCCCCGTGCTCGCCGACGACCTGACCAACGGCCGGGACGCCCGGCGCTGGCCGGTCTTCGCCCAGGAGGCGACGGCCGCCGGGGTACGGGCCGTCTACTCGATGCCGCTCGGCAACGACGCCGTGTGCGTGGGCACCCTCGACCTGTACCGGGACACGCCCGGCGCCCTCGCCACCGGTGACCTGCGCACCGCGCAACTTGTGGCCGGTGTCATGACGGTGGCCCTGATGGCCCTTCCCCAGGGGGAGGAGAATGGCTCCGACGCGGACGAGCCCTGGCTGAGCGGTTTGGCCACCGACTACGACGAGGTCTACCAGGCGGTCGGCATGATCATGGTGCAGCTCGACGTCGGCGCCGACGAGGCGCTGGCGCGGCTGCGCGCCCACGCCTTCGCGCAGAACCGCACCGCCGTCGAGGTGGCGCGCGACGTGGTCTGGCACAGGAAGAAGTTCGAGCGTGACTGA
- a CDS encoding helix-turn-helix domain-containing protein, with protein sequence MTPGARRALAAASRLFYERGIHAVGVDLIAAEAGVTKKTLYDRFGSKEQIVVEYLADRDERWRAYLLERLQQLEGAGSVERVRLVFDASRAWMDDNSPKGCGMVNAHAEISDPTHPAYAVITGQKQWMLRLFTDLAPAQAHALMLLHEGAMVAHGLRVFPAPIEYARDLAVELVEREGDGQQEGERE encoded by the coding sequence ATGACCCCCGGCGCGCGGCGCGCGCTCGCCGCCGCCTCCCGGCTGTTCTACGAGCGCGGCATCCACGCGGTCGGCGTCGACCTGATCGCCGCCGAGGCCGGGGTGACGAAGAAGACGCTCTACGACCGGTTCGGCTCCAAGGAGCAGATCGTCGTCGAGTACCTCGCTGACCGGGACGAGCGCTGGCGGGCGTATCTCCTCGAGCGACTTCAGCAGTTGGAGGGGGCGGGGAGCGTCGAGCGGGTCCGCCTCGTCTTCGACGCCTCCCGGGCGTGGATGGACGACAACAGCCCCAAGGGGTGCGGCATGGTCAACGCCCACGCCGAGATCAGCGACCCCACGCATCCGGCGTACGCGGTCATCACCGGCCAGAAGCAGTGGATGCTGCGGCTCTTCACCGACCTCGCCCCCGCACAGGCCCACGCGCTCATGCTGCTCCACGAGGGCGCCATGGTCGCCCACGGCCTGCGCGTCTTCCCGGCTCCGATCGAGTACGCCCGCGATCTGGCCGTGGAACTCGTCGAGCGGGAGGGGGACGGGCAGCAGGAGGGGGAGAGGGAGTGA
- a CDS encoding GAF and ANTAR domain-containing protein, producing the protein MNRELRLTRAFVDLADTLPASFDPLDLFARLGGHCTELLAVDAVGVVMADSRGALRNMVASDDDLLLLDLFQVQQEEGPSVDCFRTGEVVAADDLREGARWPRYTAQALEAGYVSVHVLPLRLEGRPIGAVSLLKREADALPTEDLAVAQGMSDVAALTLTHWPTEARRPHDLLTSLQAAVSAKASVELARGLLAEYAGISFSEALELLRRHAEQQGRSLTAVARALAERSLAPEDVVARQPRLS; encoded by the coding sequence ATGAACCGGGAACTGCGCCTCACCCGCGCCTTCGTGGACCTCGCGGACACCCTGCCGGCGAGCTTCGACCCGCTCGACCTGTTCGCCCGGCTCGGTGGGCACTGCACCGAGCTGCTGGCCGTCGACGCCGTGGGCGTGGTGATGGCCGACTCGCGGGGCGCGCTGCGGAACATGGTCGCCTCCGACGACGACCTCCTCCTGCTCGACCTGTTCCAGGTGCAGCAGGAGGAGGGGCCGTCCGTCGACTGCTTCCGCACCGGCGAGGTGGTCGCCGCGGACGATCTGCGGGAGGGGGCCCGCTGGCCCCGCTACACGGCGCAGGCGCTGGAGGCCGGCTATGTCTCCGTGCACGTGCTGCCGCTGCGGCTGGAGGGCCGGCCGATCGGCGCGGTGTCCCTCCTCAAGCGGGAGGCCGACGCCCTGCCGACCGAGGACCTCGCCGTCGCCCAGGGCATGAGCGACGTGGCCGCGCTGACCCTGACCCACTGGCCCACCGAGGCCCGCCGCCCGCACGACCTGCTCACCTCGCTCCAGGCCGCGGTCTCCGCGAAGGCGAGCGTCGAGCTGGCCAGGGGACTGCTCGCGGAGTACGCGGGCATCTCCTTCAGCGAGGCCCTGGAGCTGCTGCGCCGGCACGCGGAGCAGCAAGGCCGCTCCCTGACGGCCGTGGCGAGGGCCCTGGCCGAGCGCAGCCTCGCGCCGGAGGACGTGGTGGCCAGGCAGCCGCGCCTGTCGTGA
- a CDS encoding type II toxin-antitoxin system VapB family antitoxin: MSVTQIDIDDDALERAMSLAKVRTKKEAVNLALNFYAERQERAARISRHFERAREWGAVEDAERLHQAEKNN; encoded by the coding sequence ATGTCCGTGACCCAGATCGACATCGACGACGACGCCCTGGAACGCGCCATGAGCCTGGCCAAGGTCAGGACCAAGAAAGAAGCGGTCAACCTCGCCCTGAACTTCTACGCCGAGCGGCAGGAGCGTGCGGCGCGCATCAGCCGGCACTTCGAGCGAGCACGTGAGTGGGGTGCCGTCGAGGACGCCGAGCGCCTGCACCAGGCGGAGAAGAACAACTGA
- a CDS encoding winged helix-turn-helix domain-containing protein, protein MLRVHFTADDLARVRVAAAPDPLWEITNSFQALAGQDAPLLFGDWRRLVRARLRPAHALLAALLPARGYTPDFLTPHLDGRYDLEDAVDTVLRTPRTALRRDLTAFAASPRRTRPLPSEARALADGEPPALRHLGAALHGYHRHALAPFWPHIRAQVDADRAVRAREVLEGGTDGLLASFNPVLRWRPPVLEADYPVTRELRLGGRGLLLQPSLFCLRRPVTVAAPELTPVLVYPIQPALGWVRPPGRPTPGGGLAALVGRTRAAILEETVTGRTTGELAQRLSISGAAASQHTAVLRRAGLLLSVRRGRHVVHTITPAGRTLLEGTGSV, encoded by the coding sequence ATGCTGCGGGTGCACTTCACCGCCGACGACCTCGCACGCGTGCGGGTGGCCGCCGCCCCCGACCCGCTCTGGGAGATCACCAACAGCTTCCAGGCGCTGGCCGGGCAGGACGCCCCGCTGCTCTTCGGCGACTGGCGGCGGCTGGTCCGCGCCCGGCTGCGCCCGGCGCACGCGCTGCTCGCCGCCCTGCTGCCGGCGCGCGGCTACACACCGGACTTCCTCACCCCCCACCTCGACGGCCGCTACGACCTGGAGGACGCCGTCGACACCGTGCTGCGCACGCCCCGTACCGCCCTGCGCAGGGACCTGACCGCGTTCGCCGCCTCCCCGCGCCGCACCCGCCCGCTGCCGTCCGAGGCCCGCGCCCTGGCCGACGGCGAACCCCCGGCGCTGCGCCACCTGGGCGCCGCCCTGCACGGCTACCACCGGCACGCGCTCGCCCCGTTCTGGCCGCACATCCGGGCCCAGGTGGACGCCGACCGGGCGGTCCGGGCCCGCGAGGTGCTCGAAGGGGGGACCGACGGGCTGCTGGCGAGCTTCAACCCCGTGCTGCGCTGGCGGCCGCCGGTGCTGGAGGCCGACTACCCCGTCACGCGTGAACTCCGGCTCGGCGGGAGGGGGTTGCTGCTCCAGCCGTCCCTGTTCTGCCTGCGCAGACCGGTCACGGTGGCCGCACCGGAGCTGACGCCGGTCCTCGTCTACCCGATCCAGCCGGCCCTCGGCTGGGTCCGCCCACCCGGCCGCCCCACGCCCGGCGGGGGCCTCGCCGCGCTCGTCGGCCGGACCCGCGCGGCGATCCTCGAGGAGACCGTGACCGGCCGTACGACCGGCGAACTCGCCCAGCGGCTGAGCATCTCCGGGGCGGCCGCGAGCCAGCACACGGCGGTCCTGCGCCGGGCCGGCCTGCTGTTGAGCGTGCGCCGCGGCAGGCATGTCGTGCACACCATCACCCCGGCGGGGCGAACGCTGCTCGAAGGGACGGGCTCCGTTTAA
- a CDS encoding PIN domain-containing protein, whose product MLYLLDTSGLVRLLRDPKLQSAWYDAIDAGAVASCYVQRAEFLHSARNGREYDEIAEMFTDLYPDVSVPKNAGRWISSTQRRMAQAGEHRSASAVDLVIAATAAHHGLAVLHDDADYRAVARHASDLREHNIHDVV is encoded by the coding sequence ATGCTCTACCTGCTCGACACGTCAGGCCTGGTCCGGCTGCTCCGGGATCCCAAACTGCAATCGGCTTGGTACGACGCGATCGACGCCGGGGCCGTCGCATCCTGCTACGTGCAACGTGCGGAGTTCCTCCACAGCGCCCGGAACGGACGCGAGTACGACGAGATCGCCGAGATGTTCACAGACCTGTACCCGGATGTGTCGGTACCGAAGAACGCGGGGCGCTGGATCAGCTCGACGCAACGCCGTATGGCCCAGGCCGGGGAGCATCGCAGTGCCTCAGCGGTGGATCTCGTCATCGCTGCCACCGCGGCCCATCACGGCCTGGCCGTCCTCCACGACGACGCCGACTACCGAGCCGTCGCCCGGCACGCTTCCGACCTCCGCGAGCACAACATCCACGACGTCGTCTGA
- a CDS encoding DMT family transporter: MNVLLSAAFVLCWSSGFVGAKLGTEDAGATTLLMWRFLPLAAVLAGAAVHRRGRSAWRSLTPRDLTRQAVIGLLSQSGYLLTVYYAIQLGVSSGTTALIDGTQPLVAGALAGPLLREYVSPRQWLGLCLGLGGVALVTTADAAATRGVAWWTYVVPFAGMLSLVAATFLDRRSRTQVTPAVSMTVHCTTSALVFTAMAFMTGTATPPVSASFWLATAWLITLSTFGGYGLYWLVLQRSGVTEVNTLMFLMAPVTAVWGAAMFDEPFTMQTALGLGVALVAVGLVRGASSRTPNSPKDQTEAAHSQTRAPSQAGVYWPSE, translated from the coding sequence ATGAACGTCCTGCTCTCCGCGGCCTTCGTCCTGTGCTGGAGCTCGGGATTCGTGGGCGCCAAGCTGGGCACGGAGGACGCCGGCGCGACGACCCTCCTGATGTGGCGCTTCCTGCCACTGGCGGCGGTCCTGGCCGGGGCGGCCGTACACCGGCGGGGCCGGTCGGCGTGGCGCTCCCTGACCCCCCGGGACCTCACCCGCCAGGCGGTGATCGGCCTGCTCTCCCAGAGCGGCTACCTGCTCACCGTCTACTACGCCATCCAGCTGGGCGTCTCCAGCGGTACGACGGCCCTGATCGACGGCACCCAGCCGCTGGTCGCGGGAGCACTGGCAGGCCCGCTGCTGAGGGAGTACGTCTCCCCCCGCCAGTGGCTGGGCCTGTGTCTGGGCCTGGGGGGAGTCGCCCTGGTCACGACGGCGGACGCGGCCGCGACGCGTGGCGTGGCCTGGTGGACGTACGTGGTCCCGTTCGCAGGGATGCTCTCGTTGGTCGCAGCGACCTTCCTGGACCGCCGCTCCCGCACCCAGGTGACCCCGGCCGTCTCGATGACGGTCCACTGCACGACGAGCGCGCTGGTCTTCACGGCGATGGCCTTCATGACCGGGACCGCGACCCCACCGGTGTCTGCCTCCTTCTGGCTCGCCACGGCCTGGCTGATCACCCTCTCCACGTTCGGCGGCTACGGCCTCTACTGGCTCGTCCTCCAACGCTCCGGAGTCACCGAGGTCAACACCCTGATGTTCCTGATGGCCCCGGTGACGGCGGTCTGGGGAGCGGCGATGTTCGACGAGCCCTTCACGATGCAGACGGCACTGGGTTTGGGAGTCGCTCTGGTTGCGGTGGGGCTGGTGCGCGGCGCGAGTTCTCGTACGCCGAACTCCCCCAAGGACCAGACCGAAGCCGCCCACTCCCAAACGCGAGCACCCTCGCAGGCTGGGGTCTACTGGCCGTCGGAGTAG
- a CDS encoding nucleoside hydrolase: MTGQPIPVIIDCDTGVDDALALLFAVRHPGIDLRAVTCVAGNTDVDGVVRNTLTVLEQAGAGDIPVARGAERPLIEPVRTAQHVHGLDGMGDLGLPAPTRVAVDVDAVTLLRREILASPRPVTLIPTAPLTNIALLLRTHPDVVRNIERIVFMGGAVATGNATPVAEFNVWHDPEAAAVLLTAGVPITMYGLDVFERVIVPAADVQRLRASAEPSLRMAGELLAHRDPATTGDPTPTGGLGDAGAVCAVVDPGGLTTELLPVEVSLAPGPTRGQTVVDRRRRPGESEIHEGEREVTLVDVGLGVDVERYVKLWLTAVEGV; encoded by the coding sequence GTGACCGGTCAGCCCATCCCGGTGATCATCGACTGCGACACCGGTGTCGACGACGCCCTGGCCCTGCTGTTCGCCGTACGGCATCCCGGTATCGACCTGCGCGCGGTCACCTGCGTCGCCGGGAACACCGATGTCGACGGCGTGGTCCGCAACACCCTGACCGTGCTGGAGCAGGCCGGGGCCGGGGACATCCCGGTCGCCCGGGGTGCCGAGCGGCCGCTGATCGAGCCCGTTCGCACCGCACAGCACGTGCACGGACTCGACGGCATGGGCGACCTGGGGCTGCCCGCACCGACCCGGGTGGCGGTGGACGTGGACGCGGTGACCCTGCTCCGGCGGGAGATCCTCGCCTCGCCCCGGCCGGTCACCCTGATTCCCACCGCGCCGCTCACCAACATCGCGCTGCTGCTCCGTACGCACCCCGACGTGGTGCGCAACATCGAGCGGATCGTGTTCATGGGCGGTGCGGTGGCGACCGGGAACGCCACGCCGGTCGCGGAGTTCAACGTCTGGCACGACCCGGAGGCGGCCGCCGTCCTGCTCACCGCCGGGGTGCCGATCACGATGTACGGCCTGGACGTCTTCGAGCGGGTCATCGTCCCGGCCGCCGACGTCCAGCGGCTGCGGGCGAGTGCGGAACCGTCCCTGCGCATGGCCGGTGAACTCCTCGCCCACCGCGACCCGGCCACCACCGGCGACCCCACCCCCACCGGCGGCCTCGGCGACGCGGGCGCGGTCTGCGCGGTCGTCGACCCGGGCGGCCTGACCACCGAACTCCTGCCCGTGGAGGTGTCGTTGGCCCCCGGACCGACCCGCGGCCAGACCGTCGTCGACCGCCGTCGGCGCCCCGGCGAGTCCGAGATCCACGAGGGCGAGCGCGAAGTGACCCTCGTCGACGTGGGGTTGGGCGTGGACGTGGAGCGGTACGTGAAGCTGTGGCTGACGGCGGTGGAAGGGGTCTAG
- a CDS encoding metalloregulator ArsR/SmtB family transcription factor, translated as MHLVPADRADRRSIDGHRVCDAIAAIGDPGDVRTWSDRFALLADPNRLSLLLALHRTGPLAVSDLAIATGMNDPAVSQALRLLRAAGVVAGEKEGRVVRYRVVDEAVRGLLKQVS; from the coding sequence ATGCACCTCGTCCCGGCCGACCGAGCCGACCGCCGCAGCATCGACGGACACCGGGTGTGCGACGCCATCGCCGCGATCGGCGACCCGGGGGACGTCCGCACCTGGTCCGACCGCTTCGCCCTCCTCGCCGACCCCAACCGCCTCTCCCTCCTCCTCGCCCTGCACCGCACCGGCCCCCTCGCGGTCTCCGACCTCGCGATCGCAACGGGCATGAACGACCCCGCCGTCTCCCAGGCCCTGCGTCTGCTGCGGGCGGCGGGGGTCGTGGCGGGCGAGAAGGAGGGACGGGTGGTGCGGTACCGGGTGGTGGACGAGGCGGTACGGGGGTTGCTGAAGCAGGTGTCCTGA
- a CDS encoding TIGR03943 family putative permease subunit, which produces MRRYVPCLLLALVGAAVLRISLFGELYLRYVQAGLRPYLVVSGGALVLLGAAMAVVRRTGWEVGHEASLGDGHDVEHGDGPDAGHGHSHGAAGPRVAWLLTLPALALLLFPPPALGSYSAEREAAQRAAQGVGTFPALPAGNPVELTLGEFSSRAVYDSGRSLRGRTVRMTGFVTHGDDGTWYLTRLFVTCCAADATTSKVEVRGAADGAPPVDTWVTVTGTWHPEGRLGTDSAWPPVVDASAVERVGQPADPYEKR; this is translated from the coding sequence GTGAGGCGCTACGTCCCCTGTCTCCTGCTCGCCCTGGTCGGCGCGGCCGTCCTGCGGATCTCCCTCTTCGGCGAGCTGTACCTGCGGTACGTGCAAGCGGGGCTGCGGCCGTACCTGGTGGTGTCCGGCGGGGCGCTGGTGCTGCTGGGGGCGGCGATGGCGGTCGTACGGCGGACTGGGTGGGAGGTGGGTCACGAGGCAAGCCTCGGCGACGGGCATGACGTGGAGCACGGTGACGGCCCCGACGCGGGTCACGGGCACAGTCATGGTGCCGCCGGACCCCGGGTCGCCTGGCTGCTCACCCTCCCCGCCCTCGCCCTGCTCCTCTTCCCGCCGCCCGCCCTCGGCTCCTACAGCGCCGAACGGGAGGCGGCGCAGCGGGCCGCGCAGGGCGTCGGGACCTTCCCGGCCCTGCCCGCCGGGAACCCGGTCGAGCTCACGCTCGGGGAGTTCAGCTCGCGGGCCGTCTACGACAGCGGGCGCTCCCTGAGGGGCCGTACGGTCCGCATGACCGGGTTCGTGACCCACGGCGACGACGGCACCTGGTACCTCACCCGGCTGTTCGTCACCTGCTGCGCCGCCGACGCCACCACCAGCAAGGTCGAGGTGCGCGGCGCCGCGGACGGGGCGCCACCGGTCGACACCTGGGTCACCGTCACCGGCACCTGGCACCCCGAGGGACGACTCGGCACCGACAGCGCGTGGCCGCCGGTCGTGGACGCGAGCGCGGTCGAGCGGGTGGGGCAGCCGGCGGACCCGTACGAGAAGCGCTGA
- a CDS encoding HoxN/HupN/NixA family nickel/cobalt transporter: MTEPALSKAAAPATGASTAGGFRWRREDTVKTVGLLAAIAALHVVAFGILFLLVVPAHYEVGTKAFGVGLGITAYTLGMRHAFDADHIAAIDNTTRKLMADGKRPVSVGFWFALGHSSVVVLLAALIAGGTQLAGKVMNEGSSTHQVLGFLGTTISGTFLYLIAALNLVALVGILKVFRAMREGSYDEKELEQHLDSRGFMNRILGRLTKSITRPGQMFPLGFLFGLGFDTATEVTLMVMAGSGAAAGLPWYAILCLPLLFAAGMSLFDTLDGTFMNFAYQWAFSNPVRKVFYNLAITGLSIAVAFFIGTIELVGVLHDKFDLTDALTTWIAEIDLDNVGYVIVGLFVVVWAAAIAYWRLAKVEQRWGVSSS; encoded by the coding sequence ATGACCGAGCCTGCCCTGTCCAAGGCCGCCGCCCCCGCCACCGGGGCCAGTACCGCCGGAGGCTTCCGCTGGCGGCGGGAGGACACCGTCAAGACCGTCGGACTGCTCGCGGCGATCGCCGCCCTGCATGTCGTCGCCTTCGGCATTCTCTTCCTGCTCGTCGTCCCCGCCCACTACGAGGTCGGCACCAAGGCCTTCGGCGTGGGACTCGGCATCACCGCCTACACCCTCGGCATGCGGCACGCCTTCGACGCCGACCACATCGCCGCGATCGACAACACCACCCGCAAGCTGATGGCCGACGGCAAGCGGCCGGTGTCGGTGGGGTTCTGGTTCGCCCTCGGGCACTCCAGCGTCGTCGTCCTGCTCGCCGCCCTCATCGCGGGCGGCACCCAGCTGGCCGGCAAGGTGATGAACGAGGGCTCCAGCACCCACCAGGTGCTCGGGTTCCTCGGTACGACGATCTCCGGCACCTTCCTCTACCTCATCGCCGCCCTCAACCTGGTCGCCCTGGTGGGCATCCTGAAGGTCTTCCGGGCGATGCGGGAGGGGTCGTACGACGAGAAGGAGCTGGAGCAGCATCTCGACTCGCGCGGGTTCATGAACCGGATCCTCGGACGCCTCACCAAGTCCATCACCCGGCCGGGGCAGATGTTCCCGCTGGGGTTCCTCTTCGGGCTCGGCTTCGACACCGCCACCGAGGTCACGCTGATGGTGATGGCCGGGTCGGGGGCGGCGGCCGGGCTGCCCTGGTACGCCATCCTGTGCCTGCCGCTGCTCTTCGCCGCCGGGATGAGCCTGTTCGACACCCTCGACGGCACCTTCATGAACTTCGCCTACCAGTGGGCCTTCTCCAACCCGGTGCGCAAGGTGTTCTACAACCTCGCCATCACCGGGCTGTCCATCGCGGTCGCCTTCTTCATCGGCACGATCGAGCTGGTCGGCGTGCTGCACGACAAGTTCGACCTCACCGACGCCCTCACCACCTGGATCGCCGAGATCGATCTCGACAACGTCGGTTACGTCATCGTCGGACTGTTCGTGGTGGTGTGGGCGGCGGCGATCGCCTACTGGCGGCTGGCGAAAGTCGAGCAGCGGTGGGGCGTCAGCAGTTCCTGA
- a CDS encoding permease: protein MANERTVADGLRLVVLGVRVLVYVLLGGAALLAVVTVASVLGPTLALDLYTPPVAAWWTVFTAVSVQGVPFLLLGTVVSAAIGAFVPERVFTRLLPRNQALAVPMAGAAGVVLPGCECASVPVAGSLMRRGVAPAAALAFLLSAPAINPVVLVATSIAFPGQPAMVLGRLVASLATAVVMGWLWARFGREEWLRPPKRSSSTSARGLRAFGAGLQHDFLHAGGFLVLGAAAAATFNITVPRSVLDLFTGSAWLSVPLSAVLAVVLCVCSEADAFVAASLSGFPPTARLAFMVVGPMVDLKLIALQAGTFGRTFAVRFSSATWAVAVLSSVLVGWWLL from the coding sequence TCGGCGTACGGGTGCTCGTGTACGTCCTGCTCGGCGGGGCCGCGCTCCTCGCCGTCGTCACCGTCGCCTCGGTCCTCGGCCCCACCCTCGCGCTCGACCTCTACACCCCGCCCGTCGCCGCCTGGTGGACCGTCTTCACGGCCGTCTCCGTCCAGGGCGTGCCCTTCCTCCTGCTCGGCACGGTCGTCTCCGCGGCGATCGGCGCCTTCGTCCCGGAGCGCGTCTTCACCCGGCTCCTCCCGCGCAACCAGGCCCTCGCGGTACCGATGGCCGGCGCGGCGGGAGTCGTCCTGCCCGGGTGCGAGTGCGCGTCCGTCCCGGTGGCCGGGAGCCTGATGCGGCGCGGGGTCGCCCCGGCGGCCGCACTCGCCTTCCTCCTCTCCGCGCCCGCGATCAACCCCGTGGTGCTGGTCGCGACCTCCATCGCCTTCCCCGGGCAGCCCGCGATGGTCCTCGGCCGACTCGTCGCCTCCCTCGCCACCGCCGTGGTCATGGGCTGGCTGTGGGCCCGGTTCGGCCGCGAGGAGTGGCTGCGACCGCCGAAACGATCAAGCAGTACGTCCGCCCGCGGGCTGCGGGCCTTCGGCGCCGGCCTCCAGCACGACTTCCTGCACGCGGGCGGCTTCCTCGTCCTCGGCGCGGCGGCCGCGGCCACCTTCAACATCACCGTGCCGCGCTCCGTGCTCGACCTCTTCACCGGTTCGGCCTGGCTGTCGGTGCCGCTGTCGGCCGTCCTCGCGGTCGTGCTGTGCGTGTGCAGCGAGGCCGACGCGTTCGTGGCGGCGTCGCTCAGCGGCTTCCCGCCCACCGCGCGGCTGGCGTTCATGGTCGTGGGGCCGATGGTCGACCTCAAGCTGATCGCGCTCCAGGCGGGCACCTTCGGCCGGACCTTCGCCGTCCGCTTCTCCTCCGCCACCTGGGCGGTGGCCGTCCTCAGCAGCGTGCTCGTGGGGTGGTGGCTGCTGTGA